The window CCTGCAGCTGTGCCGCACGCCGGAACTCTCCGCCGACCAGGCCGACCAGCTCGCCGCCATCGCCGCCGGGATCCAGTCGCTGTCCCACGGGGCCTCCCTGCAGTTCGGGGACGGCACCGGGGGCGTGCGGTCGACGATGACCGAGTTCCACGGCGGGGTCCTGTTCATCGTCGAGGCGGGCGCGGGCGCGCACCTGGCGGTGGTCACGGCCGAGGAGGCGGACCCCGGGCTCGTCGGCCACAACATGGGCGAGCTCGTGGAGCAGCTCGGCGGGCACCTGAACGCACAGCCGCGTACGTCACTGAGCGCGCAGCCACGTACGCCATGAGCCGGCCGGGCAGGGACGACGCCCCCGACCGGCTCTACACCCTCACCCAGGGGCGCACCCGTTCCACTCCCGGAGCCCCCTTCGACCTGGTGACACTGATCGTCGCCGAGTGCGATCCGGTGCCGGGCATGCAGTCGGAGCACGCGGCGATCCTGCGCCTCGCCGGACGGCCGACCGCCGTCGCGGAGCTGGCCGCCGAGCTGCGGCTGCCGGTCAGCATCACGAAGATCATGCTCTCCGACCTGCTCGCCGAGGG of the Streptomyces aurantiacus genome contains:
- a CDS encoding roadblock/LC7 domain-containing protein; protein product: MTGPIGTTSTADEKLTWLIEGLLARTPGARHALVLSRDGLQLCRTPELSADQADQLAAIAAGIQSLSHGASLQFGDGTGGVRSTMTEFHGGVLFIVEAGAGAHLAVVTAEEADPGLVGHNMGELVEQLGGHLNAQPRTSLSAQPRTP
- a CDS encoding DUF742 domain-containing protein, producing MSRPGRDDAPDRLYTLTQGRTRSTPGAPFDLVTLIVAECDPVPGMQSEHAAILRLAGRPTAVAELAAELRLPVSITKIMLSDLLAEGRVSARHPRRVMLAGRPDPHILEQVLVGLRNL